The sequence below is a genomic window from Saccopteryx leptura isolate mSacLep1 chromosome 3, mSacLep1_pri_phased_curated, whole genome shotgun sequence.
GAAAATACTTGCTACAAGCTGGCCTTGTTGCATTTAACACAGGTTCTGTCTTGATGACATGAAGGATCAGCTAAGGTTTTATATGTTCAGAGACAGCCAGCTCTGCAGGCTTAATAGTATACATTTGTAGTGGACTTTTGTTCTGTCcttgtccttttctttctttttctttatttcatatcaGCACCCCttcttggaaaatacataattatgGGAATATGTGGGTGAAGACCAAAAAACCTGATGCTTTTCCTTATTCCTGGCAGCCAGGACACAGGCATCTGACCCAGGTTGGGTCCATGCCCTTAGTGCTGAACAAGGCCCACTGTGACAAGGGAGGAGTAAGGGAGTCAGTGCTGGTGGCCTCCCACTGCCCCACTGTGTCAGGCCCCAGGTGTCCAGCAGCAGTGGTCCCTTACCCAGTCTGTCCCTTTGGCCATGGACATGGCCACCCACTTTCCCTAGGTTCCCACGCTATGTGGTAATCATCCAGGAgattatttttctacttaagGATACGAAAAACAGTTCCACGTTTTGCCTACCTGATGCAATCACTTTTTAGAGAGGTAGGAAATCTGTTAACTGCCTAAGGATATGGCAAGGTTAATTTATGGGCTCCATGGTTTCTGAGTCCAGGGAAGGGGCTGCCCGAGAAAGCTGCAGGAAGGTGGAGACGGCTTGGGCTGGATTACTCTGCACACCCAACCCCAGCCCCGGCACCCCAGCAAATGTGGCCAGTGAATACTTGATTTTGATGTGAATGGGTAAAATAGTCACAGCCGCTGCAGGCCTcctcagtattttatattttcaaatcttggctgttTCTAGTGTAGATCTGtcttaggaagaaagaaaactcgAAAATGGTGACACTAAATTGTTAAACTCAGGAGACTAGGAGGCTGTTTTTCCATCAGCAGacatgagaaaggaagaaagagattaGGTTTCTGCTGAGATAACTTGAAGCTATAATATGCCATGGCTTGTACATTTTCATaactacaggtcaggccggttGTGTCACTCACGGGGTGGGTCGGTATTTTGAAAGTGCAGAGTCCCTCCTCCTGTACTTTGATCCCTGCAAAACAactccagcctcagcctcagctcagCTTCGGGGCACCCGTACCAGGTGGTGGTTTTTAATGCGTTAGCATATATGATTAATCTGAGCTCTCAAAATGATTAGGAAACTTTTTATAGTCTTGCTTTTGTCATTTGTGATGCTGGGAGAGGCCAGGAAATCATTTCTCAGATTTCTGGACAGAGAGAGGACCGAGATAATGTCCTTCACCAAGACCGAGGAAACCGTCGTCATCAGATCGAGTTACAGAGATAAACAACCCGACTCCAGCTACCTCTTGGTGCAGTTGGGGGATCCTAAAATGCTGCAGGTGGTGAATGTGACCAAGACCTTCTCAGATGCAACGAACTTCATTGTAAAGCTAGTgactgaggaagaaggagagacaaATCTGACTGTTCAACTGTGGGCTTCTGAAGGTAGGCAAGAACGACTCATCGAAGAGATAAAGGATGTCAGAGTCAAAGTGATCAAACAAAGACCAGACAGTCTCTTCCAGGCCTCGATGCATATGGATACAAATATCCTGGTGCTCATCCTGCCGGTGATACTGTTAAATAAATGCGCATTTGGTTGCAAGATTGAATTGCAGGTTTTTCAAACAGTGTGGCAGAGACCTTTGCCGGTAATCCTGGGGACAGTCACACAATTTTTTCTTATGCCATTCTGTGGATTTCTTTTGAGTCGTATTTTGGCATTGCCCCAGGCACAGGCTTTTGGATTTGTAATGACTTGTACATgcccaggagggggtgggggctatCTCTTTGCTCTGCTTCTAGAAGGAGACATCACTCTGGCCATTTTGATGACTTGCACATCAACAGCATTGGCCCTGGTAATGATGCCTGCCAATTCTTACCTGTACAGTCGGATGTTAGGGTTATCTGGTACATTTCATATTCCGGTTTCAAAAATTATATCGACCCTCCTCTTCATCCTTGTGCCGATATCAGCTGGAATAGTCATCAAGCATAGAATTCCTGAAAAAGCACGTGTCCTGGAAAGAATCATTAGACCTCTGAGTTTTATTCTAATGTCTGTAGGGATTTATTTGACATTCAGAATGGGGTTCGTGTTTCTAAGCATGGCAAGCCTAGAAGTGCTTCTACTGGGTGTCTTGGTCCCTGCTTTGGGTTTGTT
It includes:
- the SLC10A5 gene encoding sodium/bile acid cotransporter 5: MIRKLFIVLLLSFVMLGEARKSFLRFLDRERTEIMSFTKTEETVVIRSSYRDKQPDSSYLLVQLGDPKMLQVVNVTKTFSDATNFIVKLVTEEEGETNLTVQLWASEGRQERLIEEIKDVRVKVIKQRPDSLFQASMHMDTNILVLILPVILLNKCAFGCKIELQVFQTVWQRPLPVILGTVTQFFLMPFCGFLLSRILALPQAQAFGFVMTCTCPGGGGGYLFALLLEGDITLAILMTCTSTALALVMMPANSYLYSRMLGLSGTFHIPVSKIISTLLFILVPISAGIVIKHRIPEKARVLERIIRPLSFILMSVGIYLTFRMGFVFLSMASLEVLLLGVLVPALGLLFGYSFARISRLPLPVCKTVAIESGVLNSFLALAVIQLSLSQARADLASVAPLTVAMCSGCEMLLILLFCKAKKSCGLTTEDRRKRNPLI